Sequence from the Nitrincola iocasae genome:
CAACCACCAGCTATTCCTGAGCCTGAGTCATTAGGCGACACCGGTCATAGGAGTAAATAATGGCCATGCTCACCGTTGTGACAGAAAGCGTACCTCCAAGGCTTCGGGGTCGTTTGGCTGTATGGTTACTGGAAGTCAGAGCTGGCGTATATGTAGGTGATGTATCCAGGAAAATTCGTGAGATGATCTGGTTTCAGGTTACCGAGTTAGCAGAAGATGGAAACGCGGTAATGATCTGGGCAACCAACACAGAATCAGGTTTTGATTTTCAGACATATGGTGAAAACCGGCGAATACCAGTGGACTACGACGGCTTACGACTAGTCTCTTTTTTACCACCTAAATAAGAAGGTTGACCTGCTCTTTAACAATCAATAAAAATAGGCAAAAATATGGTAGATTTCTAAAGCAGCAAAAATTGTTTTAGAATCAATTATCTCCATTTGGAGTGTTCCCCGCACCTGCGGGGATGAACCGGCCTGCGCACGGCTGCATACGTTGACCCTGTCGTGTTCCCCGCACCTGCGGGGATGAACCGGGAATGTCATGACGTAGTGTTTCATTACTTCGGTGTTCCCCGCACCTGCGGGGATGAACCGACCTGATA
This genomic interval carries:
- the cas2e gene encoding type I-E CRISPR-associated endoribonuclease Cas2e, with product MAMLTVVTESVPPRLRGRLAVWLLEVRAGVYVGDVSRKIREMIWFQVTELAEDGNAVMIWATNTESGFDFQTYGENRRIPVDYDGLRLVSFLPPK